The Candidatus Rokuibacteriota bacterium genome window below encodes:
- a CDS encoding transposase — protein sequence PTQVLAYLGRYASRIALSNDRLVALQDGQVTFRWKDRAHGNAPRLATLDATAFLRRFLLHVLPRRFVRIRHYGFLANAVRPQKLPRVRQWLAPVAVAVESNAPLKPERWEALLLRLTGRDVTRCPRCGVGCLLVVETLPALTGLGDPSRRARSP from the coding sequence GCCCCACGCAGGTCCTCGCCTACCTCGGCCGCTATGCCTCTCGGATCGCCCTCTCCAACGATCGCCTCGTCGCCCTGCAGGACGGCCAGGTCACCTTCCGCTGGAAGGATCGCGCCCACGGCAACGCTCCCCGGCTCGCCACCCTCGACGCCACGGCCTTCCTGCGCCGCTTTCTGCTCCATGTCTTGCCCCGCCGCTTCGTCCGGATCCGGCACTACGGATTCCTGGCCAACGCCGTGCGCCCGCAGAAACTGCCCCGGGTACGCCAATGGCTCGCCCCGGTGGCGGTCGCCGTCGAATCGAATGCACCACTGAAGCCCGAACGGTGGGAAGCGCTCCTGCTCCGGCTGACCGGGAGGGATGTCACCCGGTGTCCTCGGTGCGGGGTCGGATGCCTGCTCGTCGTCGAAACGCTGCCTGCGCTGACGGGGCTCGGCGATCCTTCCCGCCGCGCGAGGAGCCCATGA